CGCACCAGATCAGTGTTGTCGTCAATAACCTGTCGGCACCCCGACTGGCTGCGGGCAGTGTCAAAGGCTGCCACCAACGCGGCATCATAGTGTGTCGTTGGCCGCAGCACTGCAATATCATGCACCATCCCCGGCACCGGAAACAGACACAACACCACCAGGAGAAGTTGGACGAGTCGTGCACCCGCGGTGCTGCTGTGAAACCAGGCTGCCACCCCAGCCAGCAGTGCGGGAAGTACTAGCAGTAAAAACTTTTGCGAATCCCGCACGATTCCCGCCGCCGGCACATGCAGCAGCAGCCAGCCGGTCACATCTGGTGCAACCAGTGGCAGCACTGTCAGCAGCACACCGGCGAGTGCTAGTAGCCGCAATGGTCGGGCAATATGTGACCATTGGCGAAACGCCAACACGGTCACCACAGCCGCGGCACACACCACCAGCACAGTTCGTGACGGCGGCACACTGGCCGCATTCCAAATACCCCCCAATCCGGCAAGACTTACCACCACCGACAGGGAGTGTTCCGCCCGCGGGGCAAACGCGGCAAGCTCCCCGAGCGGATCGCTACTTTTGACTGCCGCCGGCCGCAGCAGCAGCGGCACAGCCCACGGCAGCGCCGCCGTCAGCAGGAGCAGTGCAGCACCGACACCGTCCCGCAGGCGACCTGGCGTGGAAAACCCGCCACACGACAGCAGTACACATCCCATCCATAGCAGCACACACAACCATCCCGTTGGGGTGGCGGTTGCCAACCACACCAGTAGCAGCGCTACCACGCGGTGTTGTGCAAGCAGTGCCGCACTCGCCCCAATGAGCAGCCAGGCGGCAGCCACCAGTGACCAGTGACCTTGCAGCAGACGTTCCACCACCCAGCCATTGCAGCCACACAACAACATCACGGTTCCCACCGCCGCCACCTGCACCGGCAGCGGACGGGTGGCAGTAGTCCTCCAGGCAAACCAGGATGCACCCACAAGACCCGCCACAAGCGCTGCAGCAAGCCACAGGCGGGCAAGCACATCAGCAGGAATAATCGGCGACAACATTGCCAGCACTGCATCTTGCGGTACCGCCCGCGGCCAACTGCCATACCAGCCAAACACATCAGCAGTCAGCAGCATCCGCGGGGGAATCGACATGTCACGCCACAGCAGCGCCCCGGGGGCGGCAAAAGGGTACAGCACCAACGCAACCACCAGCCCACAGCCGGCAGCAGTAAGTATCCACCATCGGTGAGACGCCAGCAGATTCGGTCGCACATCAGGCTTCGACACCTGTCACCTCCTTGAGCGACAATGCGTTGTTGTGGGCGGCCAGCACAGTGACAATGAGGCCGACTTTGGAAAAATATGATGAACAATCAGATCAAGTAGCAACATCCCTGATGCTGGCGGTACTGCACCTGTACCTTCTTGACAATAGTGCAGCAGCCCTGGCCACCGGCTACGCTGGCTCTACAAGTCCGCTGTCAGCCACCGCAACTTAAATATTCTGTAAAAAAATCGACGTAGAGAACTGCCCGTGCACCGTCCACCACCAGCCCCCACCACCACAGACCGCCGCCCGTTTCTGCCGGCGGCTGAAGGGTTACGGGCTGTAGCCGCCACCGGGATTCTTATCACCCATGTGGCGTTTCAAACCGGGGTACCTGCCCACTCCTGGCAGGGGCGAATCCTTACCCGCTTCGATTTTTTCGTGCCCGTCTTTTTCGCCCTGTCCGCACTGCTGCTGTGGCGCCGCTACGGCAACCCGACCCCGCCCACCGCGGGGCAATGGCGCCGCTACACCCGCAGTCGCATCATCCGACTTTATCCGGTGTATCTGCTGCTTATCGGCATTGTCGTGTTATTTCACCAGCCGGCATTTCGCGTCGATCCACGCACCATTTTGGCAACTGGGGTATTCGCCCAACTTTATGTGCCCCACGGGCTTGCACCGGGTCTGACCCATCTGTGGTCACTGGCGGTGGAAGTAGCGTTCTATGTTGTGTTGCCGCTGGCTGCGATCCTGCTGCGCCGATGCTCCCACCCAGTGCGGATACGGATTCTGGTGGTGTTGGCGGCGCTAAGCCTCAGCTGGGGGCTGCTCACACCATTTGACGCAGTGGCGCATCGTTGGCAGCTGAATTGGCAACTGTTCCCACCGGCCTACACACCCTGGTTTATTGTGGGGATGCTTGCCGCCGAATACGAGACTGCCCCACCACGCTGGCTGGTTGTACTGTGTCGACGCCCTATCTGGCCGCTGCTTGTCGGGGTTGCGGCACTGGTGTGTGCAGCCACCCCAGTGGTGGCACCGCCCGGGTTAGCACATCCCACTGGGGCACAGTTTGCGGCGAAAATTTTCCTCGGCACAGTGTTTGCCGCCGCATGGGTGTGGCCGGTGGTGTTTACCCCAGCCACCAGCTGGTTTTACCGTTGGCTGTCCAGTGGGCTGCTGCTGTGGCTGGGATCAATCAGCTATGGGATCTTCCTCTATCATCTGCCGCTGCTGGAGCATCTTATGGCGTTGAGTGCTATCAGCCCATTTCATGGCAATACGCTGCTGATAGGAGCGGTCACCTGGATGGCTTCAGTGATTGTGGCCTATGCCAGCTACGAGTGGGTGGAGGATCCCCTTCGTCGACTCAGCGGCACTGTATCGACCAGTAAGCATGCACAGGCGATGAGCCCCACAGCGGTGACAAAGGGGGCATCACCGGCGTAAACCGGGGAAGTCCACGGGCCGTGGGCAAGCCACAGTCCACACACCAGCATTGCCAGGGTGGCCAGGAGTGCCCGGTTGATGATTCGGAAACTCGTCACCAGATAGACGGCCACCCCAATAAGCAGCCCAAGTAGGCCGCCGCAAAGCCACAGCAGCAGCGCCCACCAGCTGCCGCGAAGCATGTCGGCTAGCGCATTGCTTCGCTGTGTTCCGTGGTAGTACACAATCCGCGATTCGACACTTGGACTGCAGTCTTTCACCGGGGCTGCCAAATAGTCGGCCACGTCGCGCTGTAACGCCTGCACAGGGGAGGTAGTGGCTGTCGGCGGCGGGGTGGGGTGTGCGGTGGCCGGTGGGCGGGTGCGCCGGTGGCGCCAAATGATGATGCCGCATCCGCCGAGCACAATGAGCCACAGCATCAATCCAATAGCCAGCGCCAGCTGATAGAGCCGATTGGCTTCATGGTGCAGATCCACCGCCCCGGCAGTAGCGGCGGGAAGCAGTGCGGCGGCAAGCCCCCCTGCGCCAGGGAATGTGTCGACTAGTGTTTCCCCAGCCGTAGCTTGTAGCCCGCGTAAATATCCCCGCTGGGTAAACAAGATCCGCGCCTGGGAGGCGGCGGGAACGAGCAGTGATTCACGGCTGGAACCGGATACTGGGGTGAGCTGCGGTAGGGGAAGGTCGGTGGCGGTGAGGGTTACCCACGAGCCGGTGAACGTTACCGTGTGCGGCCCGGGGGAAAGCTGCAGCGGCTCACCACAGTCAAGTGGGGCGCCGTCAATAAGCATTCCGGTGCAGCGGTCACTGTCGGGCACATATTCCCGCGTGGCTGCCTGCACAAATTGTCGCGTCCGAATAAGGCTTCGATTGTTGACGGTTT
The Corynebacterium choanae DNA segment above includes these coding regions:
- a CDS encoding acyltransferase family protein — translated: MHRPPPAPTTTDRRPFLPAAEGLRAVAATGILITHVAFQTGVPAHSWQGRILTRFDFFVPVFFALSALLLWRRYGNPTPPTAGQWRRYTRSRIIRLYPVYLLLIGIVVLFHQPAFRVDPRTILATGVFAQLYVPHGLAPGLTHLWSLAVEVAFYVVLPLAAILLRRCSHPVRIRILVVLAALSLSWGLLTPFDAVAHRWQLNWQLFPPAYTPWFIVGMLAAEYETAPPRWLVVLCRRPIWPLLVGVAALVCAATPVVAPPGLAHPTGAQFAAKIFLGTVFAAAWVWPVVFTPATSWFYRWLSSGLLLWLGSISYGIFLYHLPLLEHLMALSAISPFHGNTLLIGAVTWMASVIVAYASYEWVEDPLRRLSGTVSTSKHAQAMSPTAVTKGASPA